One Poecilia reticulata strain Guanapo linkage group LG19, Guppy_female_1.0+MT, whole genome shotgun sequence genomic window carries:
- the myocd gene encoding myocardin isoform X3: MTLLGSEHSILIRSKFRSVLQLRLQQRRTREQLADQGIMPLNHGKFPKQEDSYAFEEDSSSESLSPEQNHSDESQGSACPSSDAVGSTASSSSSPALTSPRQGSATRGPPDQSQEEGLSSPNTNQVAPPIPVPAIVKSKTSDKNRHKKPKDVKPKVKKLKYHQYIPPDQKVEKSPPPMDSAYARLLQQQQLFLQLQILSQQKHTHTHSQMQQPQKQHIHSMQAHAQQRQPTFSYQPQLPVSTQKGHSEQIPSCASSGPASNSNSNSSSPVKNTFPNQNNVSPVKVGPLPANLDDLKVSELRQHLRIRGMPVSGTKQALIERLRPFKDSNADSSPSGSSDITTLTFPVTPTGSLSSYQSPSSSSNLSQGGYFPFPSTSSTPPISPASSDLSLSGSLPDSFSDVPMSSPNQFNLQPSPTQTAIEDGLGAGGGGARACGGNQRVGEDERNDGSLEAEKDKMLVEKQRVIEELTWKLHQEQRQVEELKMQLHKRKRCYGATENAIPPLPHSSMLHQQQATPMMGQHFLGVTIKQEPMSLSSSCPLSSSKQLKSPPASCMDDMGCCNNPIPNLSGGPGGPQCMDTDPSSASPSTMSAFLSPQCSPQDSPVGKPTSSSQPPSPNSPYLLSPLLGRDSCGHPHGQGRGHNMQVQQRTGSQPLNCSYPSDQRSLQAAFPSSPDCGLNHSGPIKAESQNMQPKMSALPSSRHVGLKCQVSPPAFSSSDSDASDLRQPPCYEDAVKQQLTRSQQMDELLDVLIESGGCPGLLIPRFHWHYEHLSPNQMPYDHAANHATESHLQTLLGNPMGRGGEMGLLKMATEDGHQEDEGNRNAEEYDSLHSHHCRPQHSQQDKLQTNRDRLDTPLSPGSSKVFAVPEVQGMVSMAFSETPWETMEWLDLTPPSSAIAFSGAAQPSAPSIFNTEFLDVTDINLNSAMDLQLEHW; encoded by the exons TGCTACAGTTAAGACTTCAGCAGAGGAGGACACGAGAGCAGCTGGCAGACCARGGCATCATGCCTC TGAACCATGGCAAGTTCCCCAAGCAGGAGGACTCGTATGCCTTTGAGGAAGACAGCAGCAGCGAGAGTCTCTCTCCGGAGCAGAACCACAGTGACGAGTCACAGGGCTCAGCCTGCCCTTCATCTGACGCCGTTGGCAGTAcggcctcctcctcctcctcacctgcCCTCACCAGCCCACGACAG GGTAGTGCAACCAGAGGCCCACCAGACCAAAGCCAGGAAGAAGGCCTGTCTTCCCCTAACACCAACCAGGTAGCTCCACCAATACCGGTCCCTGCAATAGTCAAG TCCAAGACGTCGGACAAGAACCGACATAAGAAGCCCAAAGATGTGAAGCCAAAAGTAAAGAAGCTCAAGTACCACCAGTACATTCCTCCAGACCAAAAGGTGGAGAAGTCTCCTCCGCCCATGGACTCAGCCTACGCCCgactcctgcagcagcagcagctgttccTGCAGCTTCAGATCCTCAGCCAACAGAAACATACTCACACTCATTCACAGATGCAGCAGCCTCAAAAGCAGCACATACACTCCATGCAGGCCCATGCCCAGCAGAGACAGCCCACCTTCAGCTACCAGCCTCAGCTGCCAGTCAGCACCCAGAA GGGCCACAGTGAGCAGATACCATCTTGCGCCTCTAGTGGTCCTGCCAGCAACTCGAACAGCAACTCCTCTTCTCCCGTCAAGAACACATTTCCCAATCAAAACAACGTTTCACCTGTCAAAGTTGGTCCACTACCTGCTAATCTGGATGACCTTAAA GTTTCCGAGCTCAGGCAACACTTGCGCATTCGCGGCATGCCTGTTTCAGGGACCAAACAGGCTCTCATCGAACGACTCCGGCCTTTTAAGGACTCCAACGCGGACTCCTCACCATCAGGGTCCTCCGACATCACAACTTTAACTTTTCCGGTCACACCCACTGGTTCCCTGTCTTCCTACCAATCCCCATCTTCTTCCAGCAATCTGTCGCAGGGAGGATACTTTCCCTTCCCAAGTACCTCTTCCACGCCACCCATCTCTCCGGCCTCCTCTGATCTCTCTCTCAGCGGCTCCCTCCCGGACAGCTTCAGCGATGTGCCAATGTCCTCTCCAAACCAGTTTAACCTGCAGCCATCCCCAACCCAAACTGCCATAGAGGATGGCCTGggtgcaggaggaggaggtgcCAGGGCGTGTGGAGGGAACCAGAGAGTGGGAGAGGACGAAAGGAATGATGGAAGTTTGGAAGCCGAAAAAGATAAGATGCTGGTGGAGAAGCAGAGGGTCATTGAGGAGCTGACGTGGAAATTGCACCAGGAGCAAAGACAG GTTGAAGAACTGAAAATGCAACTTCACAAGAGGAAACGCTGCTATGGAGCGACTGAGAATGCTATCCCTCCACTGCCTCACTCCTCAATGCTCCACCAACAGCAGGCCACACCTATGATGGGCCAGCATTTTCTGGGGGTGACAATCAAGCAAGAGCCTATGTCCTTGTCCTCTAGTTGCCCCCTGTCTTCCTCCAAGCAGCTCAAGAGCCCTCCTGCCAGCTGCATGGACGATATGGGGTGCTGCAACAATCCCATTCCAAATCTGAGCGGTGGTCCTGGTGGGCCACAATGCATGGACACAGACCCTTCCTCTGCCAGCCCCTCCACCATGTCAGCCTTTCTGAGTCCCCAGTGTTCTCCGCAAGATTCTCCTGTCGGAAAACCCACCAGCAGCTCCCAGCCTCCGTCGCCTAATAGCCCCTACCTGCTGTCTCCTCTGTTGGGGAGAGACAGCTGTGGACACCCACATGGACAAGGCAGAGGTCACAACATGCAG GTGCAGCAGAGGACTGGTAGCCAGCCGTTAAACTGCTCTTATCCTTCGGACCAAAGAAGCCTTCAGGCTGCATTTCCCAGCTCACCTGACTGTGGTCTTAACCACAGCGGCCCCATCAAGGCCGAGAGTCAGAATATGCAACCAAAG ATGTCAGCATTGCCATCTTCCCGGCATGTTGGCCTAAAGTGCCAGGTCTCCCCCCCTGCCTTCAGTAGCTCAGATTCAGATGCATCTGACTTAAGACAGCCCCCATGCTATGAGGATGCAGTGAAGCAG CAACTGACCCGGAGTCAGCAGATGGATGAACTGTTGGACGTGCTCATAGAAAGTGGAG GGTGTCCGGGCCTCCTCATCCCAAGGTTCCACTGGCACTACGAGCACCTGTCCCCCAACCAGATGCCCTACGACCATGCTGCCAATCATGCCACCGAGAGCCACCTGCAGACTCTGCTGGGTAACCCTATGGGACGGGGAGGGGAGATGGGGCTCCTTAAAATGGCCACCGAGGACGGACACCAGGAAGACGAAGGGAACAGAAACGCCGAGGAGTACGACAGCCTCCACAGCCACCACTGCCGCCCCCAACATTCTCAGCAGGACAAACTCCAGACCAACAGAGATCGGCTAGACACGCCTTTGTCGCCTGGTAGCAGTAAGGTGTTCGCCGTCCCTGAGGTCCAGGGGATGGTCAGCATGGCCTTTAGCGAGACGCCGTGGGAAACCATGGAGTGGTTGGACCTGACGCCTCCCAGTTCCGCGATTGCTTTCAGTGGTGCTGCTCAGCCCAGTGCACCCAGTATCTTTAACACAGAGTTCTTGGATGTGACGGACATTAACTTGAACTCTGCCATGGACCTTCAACTGGAGCATTGGTGA
- the myocd gene encoding myocardin isoform X2 — translation MNTVKCSEVCNDTPRDRRHPGLPQRATHAGREAGRQTDRPSHRPRKQTSEGKNVLQLRLQQRRTREQLADQGIMPLNHGKFPKQEDSYAFEEDSSSESLSPEQNHSDESQGSACPSSDAVGSTASSSSSPALTSPRQGSATRGPPDQSQEEGLSSPNTNQSKTSDKNRHKKPKDVKPKVKKLKYHQYIPPDQKVEKSPPPMDSAYARLLQQQQLFLQLQILSQQKHTHTHSQMQQPQKQHIHSMQAHAQQRQPTFSYQPQLPVSTQKGHSEQIPSCASSGPASNSNSNSSSPVKNTFPNQNNVSPVKVGPLPANLDDLKVSELRQHLRIRGMPVSGTKQALIERLRPFKDSNADSSPSGSSDITTLTFPVTPTGSLSSYQSPSSSSNLSQGGYFPFPSTSSTPPISPASSDLSLSGSLPDSFSDVPMSSPNQFNLQPSPTQTAIEDGLGAGGGGARACGGNQRVGEDERNDGSLEAEKDKMLVEKQRVIEELTWKLHQEQRQVEELKMQLHKRKRCYGATENAIPPLPHSSMLHQQQATPMMGQHFLGVTIKQEPMSLSSSCPLSSSKQLKSPPASCMDDMGCCNNPIPNLSGGPGGPQCMDTDPSSASPSTMSAFLSPQCSPQDSPVGKPTSSSQPPSPNSPYLLSPLLGRDSCGHPHGQGRGHNMQVQQRTGSQPLNCSYPSDQRSLQAAFPSSPDCGLNHSGPIKAESQNMQPKMSALPSSRHVGLKCQVSPPAFSSSDSDASDLRQPPCYEDAVKQQLTRSQQMDELLDVLIESGGCPGLLIPRFHWHYEHLSPNQMPYDHAANHATESHLQTLLGNPMGRGGEMGLLKMATEDGHQEDEGNRNAEEYDSLHSHHCRPQHSQQDKLQTNRDRLDTPLSPGSSKVFAVPEVQGMVSMAFSETPWETMEWLDLTPPSSAIAFSGAAQPSAPSIFNTEFLDVTDINLNSAMDLQLEHW, via the exons TGCTACAGTTAAGACTTCAGCAGAGGAGGACACGAGAGCAGCTGGCAGACCARGGCATCATGCCTC TGAACCATGGCAAGTTCCCCAAGCAGGAGGACTCGTATGCCTTTGAGGAAGACAGCAGCAGCGAGAGTCTCTCTCCGGAGCAGAACCACAGTGACGAGTCACAGGGCTCAGCCTGCCCTTCATCTGACGCCGTTGGCAGTAcggcctcctcctcctcctcacctgcCCTCACCAGCCCACGACAG GGTAGTGCAACCAGAGGCCCACCAGACCAAAGCCAGGAAGAAGGCCTGTCTTCCCCTAACACCAACCAG TCCAAGACGTCGGACAAGAACCGACATAAGAAGCCCAAAGATGTGAAGCCAAAAGTAAAGAAGCTCAAGTACCACCAGTACATTCCTCCAGACCAAAAGGTGGAGAAGTCTCCTCCGCCCATGGACTCAGCCTACGCCCgactcctgcagcagcagcagctgttccTGCAGCTTCAGATCCTCAGCCAACAGAAACATACTCACACTCATTCACAGATGCAGCAGCCTCAAAAGCAGCACATACACTCCATGCAGGCCCATGCCCAGCAGAGACAGCCCACCTTCAGCTACCAGCCTCAGCTGCCAGTCAGCACCCAGAA GGGCCACAGTGAGCAGATACCATCTTGCGCCTCTAGTGGTCCTGCCAGCAACTCGAACAGCAACTCCTCTTCTCCCGTCAAGAACACATTTCCCAATCAAAACAACGTTTCACCTGTCAAAGTTGGTCCACTACCTGCTAATCTGGATGACCTTAAA GTTTCCGAGCTCAGGCAACACTTGCGCATTCGCGGCATGCCTGTTTCAGGGACCAAACAGGCTCTCATCGAACGACTCCGGCCTTTTAAGGACTCCAACGCGGACTCCTCACCATCAGGGTCCTCCGACATCACAACTTTAACTTTTCCGGTCACACCCACTGGTTCCCTGTCTTCCTACCAATCCCCATCTTCTTCCAGCAATCTGTCGCAGGGAGGATACTTTCCCTTCCCAAGTACCTCTTCCACGCCACCCATCTCTCCGGCCTCCTCTGATCTCTCTCTCAGCGGCTCCCTCCCGGACAGCTTCAGCGATGTGCCAATGTCCTCTCCAAACCAGTTTAACCTGCAGCCATCCCCAACCCAAACTGCCATAGAGGATGGCCTGggtgcaggaggaggaggtgcCAGGGCGTGTGGAGGGAACCAGAGAGTGGGAGAGGACGAAAGGAATGATGGAAGTTTGGAAGCCGAAAAAGATAAGATGCTGGTGGAGAAGCAGAGGGTCATTGAGGAGCTGACGTGGAAATTGCACCAGGAGCAAAGACAG GTTGAAGAACTGAAAATGCAACTTCACAAGAGGAAACGCTGCTATGGAGCGACTGAGAATGCTATCCCTCCACTGCCTCACTCCTCAATGCTCCACCAACAGCAGGCCACACCTATGATGGGCCAGCATTTTCTGGGGGTGACAATCAAGCAAGAGCCTATGTCCTTGTCCTCTAGTTGCCCCCTGTCTTCCTCCAAGCAGCTCAAGAGCCCTCCTGCCAGCTGCATGGACGATATGGGGTGCTGCAACAATCCCATTCCAAATCTGAGCGGTGGTCCTGGTGGGCCACAATGCATGGACACAGACCCTTCCTCTGCCAGCCCCTCCACCATGTCAGCCTTTCTGAGTCCCCAGTGTTCTCCGCAAGATTCTCCTGTCGGAAAACCCACCAGCAGCTCCCAGCCTCCGTCGCCTAATAGCCCCTACCTGCTGTCTCCTCTGTTGGGGAGAGACAGCTGTGGACACCCACATGGACAAGGCAGAGGTCACAACATGCAG GTGCAGCAGAGGACTGGTAGCCAGCCGTTAAACTGCTCTTATCCTTCGGACCAAAGAAGCCTTCAGGCTGCATTTCCCAGCTCACCTGACTGTGGTCTTAACCACAGCGGCCCCATCAAGGCCGAGAGTCAGAATATGCAACCAAAG ATGTCAGCATTGCCATCTTCCCGGCATGTTGGCCTAAAGTGCCAGGTCTCCCCCCCTGCCTTCAGTAGCTCAGATTCAGATGCATCTGACTTAAGACAGCCCCCATGCTATGAGGATGCAGTGAAGCAG CAACTGACCCGGAGTCAGCAGATGGATGAACTGTTGGACGTGCTCATAGAAAGTGGAG GGTGTCCGGGCCTCCTCATCCCAAGGTTCCACTGGCACTACGAGCACCTGTCCCCCAACCAGATGCCCTACGACCATGCTGCCAATCATGCCACCGAGAGCCACCTGCAGACTCTGCTGGGTAACCCTATGGGACGGGGAGGGGAGATGGGGCTCCTTAAAATGGCCACCGAGGACGGACACCAGGAAGACGAAGGGAACAGAAACGCCGAGGAGTACGACAGCCTCCACAGCCACCACTGCCGCCCCCAACATTCTCAGCAGGACAAACTCCAGACCAACAGAGATCGGCTAGACACGCCTTTGTCGCCTGGTAGCAGTAAGGTGTTCGCCGTCCCTGAGGTCCAGGGGATGGTCAGCATGGCCTTTAGCGAGACGCCGTGGGAAACCATGGAGTGGTTGGACCTGACGCCTCCCAGTTCCGCGATTGCTTTCAGTGGTGCTGCTCAGCCCAGTGCACCCAGTATCTTTAACACAGAGTTCTTGGATGTGACGGACATTAACTTGAACTCTGCCATGGACCTTCAACTGGAGCATTGGTGA
- the myocd gene encoding myocardin isoform X1 has protein sequence MNTVKCSEVCNDTPRDRRHPGLPQRATHAGREAGRQTDRPSHRPRKQTSEGKNVLQLRLQQRRTREQLADQGIMPLNHGKFPKQEDSYAFEEDSSSESLSPEQNHSDESQGSACPSSDAVGSTASSSSSPALTSPRQGSATRGPPDQSQEEGLSSPNTNQVAPPIPVPAIVKSKTSDKNRHKKPKDVKPKVKKLKYHQYIPPDQKVEKSPPPMDSAYARLLQQQQLFLQLQILSQQKHTHTHSQMQQPQKQHIHSMQAHAQQRQPTFSYQPQLPVSTQKGHSEQIPSCASSGPASNSNSNSSSPVKNTFPNQNNVSPVKVGPLPANLDDLKVSELRQHLRIRGMPVSGTKQALIERLRPFKDSNADSSPSGSSDITTLTFPVTPTGSLSSYQSPSSSSNLSQGGYFPFPSTSSTPPISPASSDLSLSGSLPDSFSDVPMSSPNQFNLQPSPTQTAIEDGLGAGGGGARACGGNQRVGEDERNDGSLEAEKDKMLVEKQRVIEELTWKLHQEQRQVEELKMQLHKRKRCYGATENAIPPLPHSSMLHQQQATPMMGQHFLGVTIKQEPMSLSSSCPLSSSKQLKSPPASCMDDMGCCNNPIPNLSGGPGGPQCMDTDPSSASPSTMSAFLSPQCSPQDSPVGKPTSSSQPPSPNSPYLLSPLLGRDSCGHPHGQGRGHNMQVQQRTGSQPLNCSYPSDQRSLQAAFPSSPDCGLNHSGPIKAESQNMQPKMSALPSSRHVGLKCQVSPPAFSSSDSDASDLRQPPCYEDAVKQQLTRSQQMDELLDVLIESGGCPGLLIPRFHWHYEHLSPNQMPYDHAANHATESHLQTLLGNPMGRGGEMGLLKMATEDGHQEDEGNRNAEEYDSLHSHHCRPQHSQQDKLQTNRDRLDTPLSPGSSKVFAVPEVQGMVSMAFSETPWETMEWLDLTPPSSAIAFSGAAQPSAPSIFNTEFLDVTDINLNSAMDLQLEHW, from the exons TGCTACAGTTAAGACTTCAGCAGAGGAGGACACGAGAGCAGCTGGCAGACCARGGCATCATGCCTC TGAACCATGGCAAGTTCCCCAAGCAGGAGGACTCGTATGCCTTTGAGGAAGACAGCAGCAGCGAGAGTCTCTCTCCGGAGCAGAACCACAGTGACGAGTCACAGGGCTCAGCCTGCCCTTCATCTGACGCCGTTGGCAGTAcggcctcctcctcctcctcacctgcCCTCACCAGCCCACGACAG GGTAGTGCAACCAGAGGCCCACCAGACCAAAGCCAGGAAGAAGGCCTGTCTTCCCCTAACACCAACCAGGTAGCTCCACCAATACCGGTCCCTGCAATAGTCAAG TCCAAGACGTCGGACAAGAACCGACATAAGAAGCCCAAAGATGTGAAGCCAAAAGTAAAGAAGCTCAAGTACCACCAGTACATTCCTCCAGACCAAAAGGTGGAGAAGTCTCCTCCGCCCATGGACTCAGCCTACGCCCgactcctgcagcagcagcagctgttccTGCAGCTTCAGATCCTCAGCCAACAGAAACATACTCACACTCATTCACAGATGCAGCAGCCTCAAAAGCAGCACATACACTCCATGCAGGCCCATGCCCAGCAGAGACAGCCCACCTTCAGCTACCAGCCTCAGCTGCCAGTCAGCACCCAGAA GGGCCACAGTGAGCAGATACCATCTTGCGCCTCTAGTGGTCCTGCCAGCAACTCGAACAGCAACTCCTCTTCTCCCGTCAAGAACACATTTCCCAATCAAAACAACGTTTCACCTGTCAAAGTTGGTCCACTACCTGCTAATCTGGATGACCTTAAA GTTTCCGAGCTCAGGCAACACTTGCGCATTCGCGGCATGCCTGTTTCAGGGACCAAACAGGCTCTCATCGAACGACTCCGGCCTTTTAAGGACTCCAACGCGGACTCCTCACCATCAGGGTCCTCCGACATCACAACTTTAACTTTTCCGGTCACACCCACTGGTTCCCTGTCTTCCTACCAATCCCCATCTTCTTCCAGCAATCTGTCGCAGGGAGGATACTTTCCCTTCCCAAGTACCTCTTCCACGCCACCCATCTCTCCGGCCTCCTCTGATCTCTCTCTCAGCGGCTCCCTCCCGGACAGCTTCAGCGATGTGCCAATGTCCTCTCCAAACCAGTTTAACCTGCAGCCATCCCCAACCCAAACTGCCATAGAGGATGGCCTGggtgcaggaggaggaggtgcCAGGGCGTGTGGAGGGAACCAGAGAGTGGGAGAGGACGAAAGGAATGATGGAAGTTTGGAAGCCGAAAAAGATAAGATGCTGGTGGAGAAGCAGAGGGTCATTGAGGAGCTGACGTGGAAATTGCACCAGGAGCAAAGACAG GTTGAAGAACTGAAAATGCAACTTCACAAGAGGAAACGCTGCTATGGAGCGACTGAGAATGCTATCCCTCCACTGCCTCACTCCTCAATGCTCCACCAACAGCAGGCCACACCTATGATGGGCCAGCATTTTCTGGGGGTGACAATCAAGCAAGAGCCTATGTCCTTGTCCTCTAGTTGCCCCCTGTCTTCCTCCAAGCAGCTCAAGAGCCCTCCTGCCAGCTGCATGGACGATATGGGGTGCTGCAACAATCCCATTCCAAATCTGAGCGGTGGTCCTGGTGGGCCACAATGCATGGACACAGACCCTTCCTCTGCCAGCCCCTCCACCATGTCAGCCTTTCTGAGTCCCCAGTGTTCTCCGCAAGATTCTCCTGTCGGAAAACCCACCAGCAGCTCCCAGCCTCCGTCGCCTAATAGCCCCTACCTGCTGTCTCCTCTGTTGGGGAGAGACAGCTGTGGACACCCACATGGACAAGGCAGAGGTCACAACATGCAG GTGCAGCAGAGGACTGGTAGCCAGCCGTTAAACTGCTCTTATCCTTCGGACCAAAGAAGCCTTCAGGCTGCATTTCCCAGCTCACCTGACTGTGGTCTTAACCACAGCGGCCCCATCAAGGCCGAGAGTCAGAATATGCAACCAAAG ATGTCAGCATTGCCATCTTCCCGGCATGTTGGCCTAAAGTGCCAGGTCTCCCCCCCTGCCTTCAGTAGCTCAGATTCAGATGCATCTGACTTAAGACAGCCCCCATGCTATGAGGATGCAGTGAAGCAG CAACTGACCCGGAGTCAGCAGATGGATGAACTGTTGGACGTGCTCATAGAAAGTGGAG GGTGTCCGGGCCTCCTCATCCCAAGGTTCCACTGGCACTACGAGCACCTGTCCCCCAACCAGATGCCCTACGACCATGCTGCCAATCATGCCACCGAGAGCCACCTGCAGACTCTGCTGGGTAACCCTATGGGACGGGGAGGGGAGATGGGGCTCCTTAAAATGGCCACCGAGGACGGACACCAGGAAGACGAAGGGAACAGAAACGCCGAGGAGTACGACAGCCTCCACAGCCACCACTGCCGCCCCCAACATTCTCAGCAGGACAAACTCCAGACCAACAGAGATCGGCTAGACACGCCTTTGTCGCCTGGTAGCAGTAAGGTGTTCGCCGTCCCTGAGGTCCAGGGGATGGTCAGCATGGCCTTTAGCGAGACGCCGTGGGAAACCATGGAGTGGTTGGACCTGACGCCTCCCAGTTCCGCGATTGCTTTCAGTGGTGCTGCTCAGCCCAGTGCACCCAGTATCTTTAACACAGAGTTCTTGGATGTGACGGACATTAACTTGAACTCTGCCATGGACCTTCAACTGGAGCATTGGTGA
- the myocd gene encoding myocardin isoform X4, which translates to MNTVKCSEVCNDTPRDRRHPGLPQRATHAGREAGRQTDRPSHRPRKQTSEGKNVLQLRLQQRRTREQLADQGIMPLNHGKFPKQEDSYAFEEDSSSESLSPEQNHSDESQGSACPSSDAVGSTASSSSSPALTSPRQGSATRGPPDQSQEEGLSSPNTNQVAPPIPVPAIVKSKTSDKNRHKKPKDVKPKVKKLKYHQYIPPDQKVEKSPPPMDSAYARLLQQQQLFLQLQILSQQKHTHTHSQMQQPQKQHIHSMQAHAQQRQPTFSYQPQLPVSTQKGHSEQIPSCASSGPASNSNSNSSSPVKNTFPNQNNVSPVKVGPLPANLDDLKVSELRQHLRIRGMPVSGTKQALIERLRPFKDSNADSSPSGSSDITTLTFPVTPTGSLSSYQSPSSSSNLSQGGYFPFPSTSSTPPISPASSDLSLSGSLPDSFSDVPMSSPNQFNLQPSPTQTAIEDGLGAGGGGARACGGNQRVGEDERNDGSLEAEKDKMLVEKQRVIEELTWKLHQEQRQVEELKMQLHKRKRCYGATENAIPPLPHSSMLHQQQATPMMGQHFLGVTIKQEPMSLSSSCPLSSSKQLKSPPASCMDDMGCCNNPIPNLSGGPGGPQCMDTDPSSASPSTMSAFLSPQCSPQDSPVGKPTSSSQPPSPNSPYLLSPLLGRDSCGHPHGQGRGHNMQVQQRTGSQPLNCSYPSDQRSLQAAFPSSPDCGLNHSGPIKAESQNMQPKQLTRSQQMDELLDVLIESGGCPGLLIPRFHWHYEHLSPNQMPYDHAANHATESHLQTLLGNPMGRGGEMGLLKMATEDGHQEDEGNRNAEEYDSLHSHHCRPQHSQQDKLQTNRDRLDTPLSPGSSKVFAVPEVQGMVSMAFSETPWETMEWLDLTPPSSAIAFSGAAQPSAPSIFNTEFLDVTDINLNSAMDLQLEHW; encoded by the exons TGCTACAGTTAAGACTTCAGCAGAGGAGGACACGAGAGCAGCTGGCAGACCARGGCATCATGCCTC TGAACCATGGCAAGTTCCCCAAGCAGGAGGACTCGTATGCCTTTGAGGAAGACAGCAGCAGCGAGAGTCTCTCTCCGGAGCAGAACCACAGTGACGAGTCACAGGGCTCAGCCTGCCCTTCATCTGACGCCGTTGGCAGTAcggcctcctcctcctcctcacctgcCCTCACCAGCCCACGACAG GGTAGTGCAACCAGAGGCCCACCAGACCAAAGCCAGGAAGAAGGCCTGTCTTCCCCTAACACCAACCAGGTAGCTCCACCAATACCGGTCCCTGCAATAGTCAAG TCCAAGACGTCGGACAAGAACCGACATAAGAAGCCCAAAGATGTGAAGCCAAAAGTAAAGAAGCTCAAGTACCACCAGTACATTCCTCCAGACCAAAAGGTGGAGAAGTCTCCTCCGCCCATGGACTCAGCCTACGCCCgactcctgcagcagcagcagctgttccTGCAGCTTCAGATCCTCAGCCAACAGAAACATACTCACACTCATTCACAGATGCAGCAGCCTCAAAAGCAGCACATACACTCCATGCAGGCCCATGCCCAGCAGAGACAGCCCACCTTCAGCTACCAGCCTCAGCTGCCAGTCAGCACCCAGAA GGGCCACAGTGAGCAGATACCATCTTGCGCCTCTAGTGGTCCTGCCAGCAACTCGAACAGCAACTCCTCTTCTCCCGTCAAGAACACATTTCCCAATCAAAACAACGTTTCACCTGTCAAAGTTGGTCCACTACCTGCTAATCTGGATGACCTTAAA GTTTCCGAGCTCAGGCAACACTTGCGCATTCGCGGCATGCCTGTTTCAGGGACCAAACAGGCTCTCATCGAACGACTCCGGCCTTTTAAGGACTCCAACGCGGACTCCTCACCATCAGGGTCCTCCGACATCACAACTTTAACTTTTCCGGTCACACCCACTGGTTCCCTGTCTTCCTACCAATCCCCATCTTCTTCCAGCAATCTGTCGCAGGGAGGATACTTTCCCTTCCCAAGTACCTCTTCCACGCCACCCATCTCTCCGGCCTCCTCTGATCTCTCTCTCAGCGGCTCCCTCCCGGACAGCTTCAGCGATGTGCCAATGTCCTCTCCAAACCAGTTTAACCTGCAGCCATCCCCAACCCAAACTGCCATAGAGGATGGCCTGggtgcaggaggaggaggtgcCAGGGCGTGTGGAGGGAACCAGAGAGTGGGAGAGGACGAAAGGAATGATGGAAGTTTGGAAGCCGAAAAAGATAAGATGCTGGTGGAGAAGCAGAGGGTCATTGAGGAGCTGACGTGGAAATTGCACCAGGAGCAAAGACAG GTTGAAGAACTGAAAATGCAACTTCACAAGAGGAAACGCTGCTATGGAGCGACTGAGAATGCTATCCCTCCACTGCCTCACTCCTCAATGCTCCACCAACAGCAGGCCACACCTATGATGGGCCAGCATTTTCTGGGGGTGACAATCAAGCAAGAGCCTATGTCCTTGTCCTCTAGTTGCCCCCTGTCTTCCTCCAAGCAGCTCAAGAGCCCTCCTGCCAGCTGCATGGACGATATGGGGTGCTGCAACAATCCCATTCCAAATCTGAGCGGTGGTCCTGGTGGGCCACAATGCATGGACACAGACCCTTCCTCTGCCAGCCCCTCCACCATGTCAGCCTTTCTGAGTCCCCAGTGTTCTCCGCAAGATTCTCCTGTCGGAAAACCCACCAGCAGCTCCCAGCCTCCGTCGCCTAATAGCCCCTACCTGCTGTCTCCTCTGTTGGGGAGAGACAGCTGTGGACACCCACATGGACAAGGCAGAGGTCACAACATGCAG GTGCAGCAGAGGACTGGTAGCCAGCCGTTAAACTGCTCTTATCCTTCGGACCAAAGAAGCCTTCAGGCTGCATTTCCCAGCTCACCTGACTGTGGTCTTAACCACAGCGGCCCCATCAAGGCCGAGAGTCAGAATATGCAACCAAAG CAACTGACCCGGAGTCAGCAGATGGATGAACTGTTGGACGTGCTCATAGAAAGTGGAG GGTGTCCGGGCCTCCTCATCCCAAGGTTCCACTGGCACTACGAGCACCTGTCCCCCAACCAGATGCCCTACGACCATGCTGCCAATCATGCCACCGAGAGCCACCTGCAGACTCTGCTGGGTAACCCTATGGGACGGGGAGGGGAGATGGGGCTCCTTAAAATGGCCACCGAGGACGGACACCAGGAAGACGAAGGGAACAGAAACGCCGAGGAGTACGACAGCCTCCACAGCCACCACTGCCGCCCCCAACATTCTCAGCAGGACAAACTCCAGACCAACAGAGATCGGCTAGACACGCCTTTGTCGCCTGGTAGCAGTAAGGTGTTCGCCGTCCCTGAGGTCCAGGGGATGGTCAGCATGGCCTTTAGCGAGACGCCGTGGGAAACCATGGAGTGGTTGGACCTGACGCCTCCCAGTTCCGCGATTGCTTTCAGTGGTGCTGCTCAGCCCAGTGCACCCAGTATCTTTAACACAGAGTTCTTGGATGTGACGGACATTAACTTGAACTCTGCCATGGACCTTCAACTGGAGCATTGGTGA